A window of Tursiops truncatus isolate mTurTru1 chromosome 8, mTurTru1.mat.Y, whole genome shotgun sequence contains these coding sequences:
- the RBM4 gene encoding RNA-binding protein 4 isoform X1, translating into MVKLFIGNLPREATEQEIRSLFEQYGKVLECDIIKNYGFVHIEDKTAAEDAIRNLHHYKLHGVNINVEASKNKSKTSTKLHVGNISPTCTNKELRAKFEEYGPVIECDIVKDYAFVHMERAEDAVEAIRGLDNTEFQGKRMHVQLSTSRLRTAPGMGDQSGCYRCGKEGHWSKECPVDRSGRVADFTEQYNEQYGAVRTPYAMSYGDSLYYNNAYGALDAYYKRCRAARSYEAVAAAAASAYNYAEQTLSQLPQVQNTAMASHLTSTSLDPYDRHLLPTSGAAAATAAAAAAAAAAVTAASTSYYGRDRSPLRRGPVPTVGEGYGYGHESELSQASAAARNSLYDMARYEREQYADRARYSAF; encoded by the exons ATGGTGAAGCTGTTCATTGGAAACCTGCCCCGGGAGGCCACAGAGCAGGAGATCCGCTCACTCTTCGAGCAGTATGGGAAGGTGCTGGAGTGTGACATCATTAAGAACTACGGCTTTGTGCACATAGAGGACAAGACGGCGGCCGAGGATGCCATACGCAACCTGCACCACTACAAGCTGCACGGGGTGAACATCAACGTGGAAGCCAGCAAGAATAAGAGCAAAACATCCACAAAGTTGCATGTAGGCAACATCAGTCCTACTTGTACCAACAAGGAGCTTCGGGCCAAGTTTGAGGAGTATGGTCCAGTCATCGAATGTGACATCGTGAAAGATTATGCCTTTGTACACATGGAGCGGGCAGAGGATGCAGTGGAGGCCATCAGGGGCCTTGACAACACAGAGTTTCAAG GCAAACGAATGCACGTGCAGTTGTCCACCAGCCGGCTTAGGACTGCGCCCGGGATGGGAGACCAGAGCGGCTGCTATCGGTGCGGGAAAGAGGGGCACTGGTCCAAAGAGTGTCCGGTAGATCGTTCGGGCCGAGTGGCAGACTTTACCGAGCAATATAATGAGCAATATGGAGCAGTGCGTACACCTTACGCCATGAGCTATGGGGATTCATTGTATTACAACAACGCGTACGGAGCGCTCGATGCCTACTACAAGCGCTGCCGTGCTGCCCGGTCCTATGAGGCAGTGGCTGCTGCAGCTGCCTCTGCGTATAATTACGCAGAGCAGACCCTGTCCCAGCTGCCACAAGTCCAGAATACAGCCATGGCCAGTCACCTCACCTCCACCTCTCTCGATCCCTACGATAGACACCTGTTGCCGACTTCAGGAGCTGCTGCTGctacagctgctgctgctgcagcagccGCTGCTGCTGTTACTGCAGCTTCCACTTCATATTACGGGCGCGATCGGAGCCCCCTGCGTCGCGGCCCAGTCCCCACTGTTGGAGAGGGCTACGGTTACGGGCATGAGAGTGAGTTGTCCCAAGCTTCGGCGGCCGCGCGGAATTCCCTGTACGACATGGCCCGGTATGAGCGGGAGCAGTATGCGGATCGGGCGCGGTATTCAGCCTTTTAA
- the RBM4 gene encoding RNA-binding protein 4 isoform X2 codes for MVKLFIGNLPREATEQEIRSLFEQYGKVLECDIIKNYGFVHIEDKTAAEDAIRNLHHYKLHGVNINVEASKNKSKTSTKLHVGNISPTCTNKELRAKFEEYGPVIECDIVKDYAFVHMERAEDAVEAIRGLDNTEFQGGMCVG; via the exons ATGGTGAAGCTGTTCATTGGAAACCTGCCCCGGGAGGCCACAGAGCAGGAGATCCGCTCACTCTTCGAGCAGTATGGGAAGGTGCTGGAGTGTGACATCATTAAGAACTACGGCTTTGTGCACATAGAGGACAAGACGGCGGCCGAGGATGCCATACGCAACCTGCACCACTACAAGCTGCACGGGGTGAACATCAACGTGGAAGCCAGCAAGAATAAGAGCAAAACATCCACAAAGTTGCATGTAGGCAACATCAGTCCTACTTGTACCAACAAGGAGCTTCGGGCCAAGTTTGAGGAGTATGGTCCAGTCATCGAATGTGACATCGTGAAAGATTATGCCTTTGTACACATGGAGCGGGCAGAGGATGCAGTGGAGGCCATCAGGGGCCTTGACAACACAGAGTTTCAAG GTGGGATGTGTGTGGGCTGA
- the LOC101320731 gene encoding RNA-binding protein 4B isoform X5: protein MRHGREALVRMVKLFIGNLPREATEQEIRSLFEQYGKVLECDIIKNYGFVHIEDKTAAEDAIRNLHHYKLHGVNINVEASKNKSKASTKLHVGNISPTCTNQELRAKFEEYGPVIECDIVKDYAFVHMERAEDAVEAIRGLDNTEFQGRIIAD from the exons CACGGAAGAGAG gctCTTGTCAGGATGGTGAAGCTGTTCATTGGAAACCTGCCCCGGGAGGCCACAGAGCAGGAGATCCGCTCACTCTTCGAGCAGTATGGGAAGGTGCTGGAGTGTGACATCATTAAGAACTACGGCTTTGTGCACATAGAGGACAAGACGGCGGCCGAGGATGCCATACGCAACCTGCACCACTACAAGCTGCACGGGGTGAACATCAACGTGGAAGCCAGCAAGAATAAGAGCAAAGCTTCAACCAAGTTGCATGTAGGCAACATCAGTCCTACTTGTACCAACCAAGAGCTCCGGGCCAAGTTTGAGGAGTATGGTCCAGTCATCGAATGTGACATCGTGAAAGATTATGCTTTCGTACACATGGAGCGGGCAGAGGATGCAGTGGAGGCCATCAGGGGCCTTGACAACACAGAGTTTCAAG GTAGGATAATTGCGGACTGA
- the LOC101320731 gene encoding RNA-binding protein 4B isoform X1 yields the protein MRHGREALVRMVKLFIGNLPREATEQEIRSLFEQYGKVLECDIIKNYGFVHIEDKTAAEDAIRNLHHYKLHGVNINVEASKNKSKASTKLHVGNISPTCTNQELRAKFEEYGPVIECDIVKDYAFVHMERAEDAVEAIRGLDNTEFQGKRMHVQLSTSRLRTAPGMGDQSGCYRCGKEGHWSKECPVDRTGRVADFTEQYNEQYGAVRTPYTMGYGESMYYNDAYGALDYYKRYRVRSYEAVAAAAAASAYNYAEQTMSHLPQVQSTAVTSHLNSTSVDPYDRHLLPNSGAAATSAAMAAAAATTSSYYGRDRSPLRRAAAVLPTVGEGYGYGPESELSQASAAARNSLYDMARYEREQYVDRARYSAF from the exons CACGGAAGAGAG gctCTTGTCAGGATGGTGAAGCTGTTCATTGGAAACCTGCCCCGGGAGGCCACAGAGCAGGAGATCCGCTCACTCTTCGAGCAGTATGGGAAGGTGCTGGAGTGTGACATCATTAAGAACTACGGCTTTGTGCACATAGAGGACAAGACGGCGGCCGAGGATGCCATACGCAACCTGCACCACTACAAGCTGCACGGGGTGAACATCAACGTGGAAGCCAGCAAGAATAAGAGCAAAGCTTCAACCAAGTTGCATGTAGGCAACATCAGTCCTACTTGTACCAACCAAGAGCTCCGGGCCAAGTTTGAGGAGTATGGTCCAGTCATCGAATGTGACATCGTGAAAGATTATGCTTTCGTACACATGGAGCGGGCAGAGGATGCAGTGGAGGCCATCAGGGGCCTTGACAACACAGAGTTTCAAG GCAAACGAATGCACGTGCAGTTGTCTACCAGCCGGCTTCGGACTGCCCCTGGGATGGGAGACCAGAGTGGCTGCTATCGGTGTGGGAAAGAGGGGCACTGGTCCAAAGAGTGTCCAGTAGATCGTACGGGTCGTGTGGCGGACTTTACCGAGCAGTATAACGAACAGTATGGAGCAGTGCGCACACCTTACACCATGGGCTACGGGGAATCCATGTATTACAACGATGCGTATGGAGCGCTCGACTACTATAAGCGTTACCGAGTCCGTTCTTACgaggcagtggcagcagcagcagcagcttccgCGTACAACTACGCAGAGCAGACCATGTCCCATCTGCCTCAAGTCCAGAGCACAGCTGTGACCAGTCACCTCAACTCCACTTCTGTTGATCCCTACGACAGACACCTGTTGCCAAACTCAGGCGCTGCTGCCACCTCAGCTGCTAtggctgctgccgctgccaccacTTCCTCCTATTATGGAAGGGACAGGAGCCCCCTGCGTCGTGCTGCAGCTGTGCTCCCCACAGTTGGAGAGGGCTACGGTTATGGGCCAGAGAGTGAGCTGTCTCAGGCTTCAGCAGCTGCACGGAATTCTCTGTATGACATGGCCCGGTATGAGCGGGAGCAGTATGTGGACCGAGCACGGTACTCAGCCTTTTAA
- the LOC101320731 gene encoding RNA-binding protein 4B isoform X2: MVKLFIGNLPREATEQEIRSLFEQYGKVLECDIIKNYGFVHIEDKTAAEDAIRNLHHYKLHGVNINVEASKNKSKASTKLHVGNISPTCTNQELRAKFEEYGPVIECDIVKDYAFVHMERAEDAVEAIRGLDNTEFQGKRMHVQLSTSRLRTAPGMGDQSGCYRCGKEGHWSKECPVDRTGRVADFTEQYNEQYGAVRTPYTMGYGESMYYNDAYGALDYYKRYRVRSYEAVAAAAAASAYNYAEQTMSHLPQVQSTAVTSHLNSTSVDPYDRHLLPNSGAAATSAAMAAAAATTSSYYGRDRSPLRRAAAVLPTVGEGYGYGPESELSQASAAARNSLYDMARYEREQYVDRARYSAF, from the exons ATGGTGAAGCTGTTCATTGGAAACCTGCCCCGGGAGGCCACAGAGCAGGAGATCCGCTCACTCTTCGAGCAGTATGGGAAGGTGCTGGAGTGTGACATCATTAAGAACTACGGCTTTGTGCACATAGAGGACAAGACGGCGGCCGAGGATGCCATACGCAACCTGCACCACTACAAGCTGCACGGGGTGAACATCAACGTGGAAGCCAGCAAGAATAAGAGCAAAGCTTCAACCAAGTTGCATGTAGGCAACATCAGTCCTACTTGTACCAACCAAGAGCTCCGGGCCAAGTTTGAGGAGTATGGTCCAGTCATCGAATGTGACATCGTGAAAGATTATGCTTTCGTACACATGGAGCGGGCAGAGGATGCAGTGGAGGCCATCAGGGGCCTTGACAACACAGAGTTTCAAG GCAAACGAATGCACGTGCAGTTGTCTACCAGCCGGCTTCGGACTGCCCCTGGGATGGGAGACCAGAGTGGCTGCTATCGGTGTGGGAAAGAGGGGCACTGGTCCAAAGAGTGTCCAGTAGATCGTACGGGTCGTGTGGCGGACTTTACCGAGCAGTATAACGAACAGTATGGAGCAGTGCGCACACCTTACACCATGGGCTACGGGGAATCCATGTATTACAACGATGCGTATGGAGCGCTCGACTACTATAAGCGTTACCGAGTCCGTTCTTACgaggcagtggcagcagcagcagcagcttccgCGTACAACTACGCAGAGCAGACCATGTCCCATCTGCCTCAAGTCCAGAGCACAGCTGTGACCAGTCACCTCAACTCCACTTCTGTTGATCCCTACGACAGACACCTGTTGCCAAACTCAGGCGCTGCTGCCACCTCAGCTGCTAtggctgctgccgctgccaccacTTCCTCCTATTATGGAAGGGACAGGAGCCCCCTGCGTCGTGCTGCAGCTGTGCTCCCCACAGTTGGAGAGGGCTACGGTTATGGGCCAGAGAGTGAGCTGTCTCAGGCTTCAGCAGCTGCACGGAATTCTCTGTATGACATGGCCCGGTATGAGCGGGAGCAGTATGTGGACCGAGCACGGTACTCAGCCTTTTAA
- the LOC101320731 gene encoding RNA-binding protein 4B isoform X3 has translation MRHGREALVRMVKLFIGNLPREATEQEIRSLFEQYGKVLECDIIKNYGFVHIEDKTAAEDAIRNLHHYKLHGVNINVEASKNKSKASTKLHVGNISPTCTNQELRAKFEEYGPVIECDIVKDYAFVHMERAEDAVEAIRGLDNTEFQGSVHGAVLAAVLNRAVSNRMVEHEASYRIAASRTRQTNARAVVYQPASDCPWDGRPEWLLSVWERGALVQRVSSRSYGSCGGLYRAV, from the exons CACGGAAGAGAG gctCTTGTCAGGATGGTGAAGCTGTTCATTGGAAACCTGCCCCGGGAGGCCACAGAGCAGGAGATCCGCTCACTCTTCGAGCAGTATGGGAAGGTGCTGGAGTGTGACATCATTAAGAACTACGGCTTTGTGCACATAGAGGACAAGACGGCGGCCGAGGATGCCATACGCAACCTGCACCACTACAAGCTGCACGGGGTGAACATCAACGTGGAAGCCAGCAAGAATAAGAGCAAAGCTTCAACCAAGTTGCATGTAGGCAACATCAGTCCTACTTGTACCAACCAAGAGCTCCGGGCCAAGTTTGAGGAGTATGGTCCAGTCATCGAATGTGACATCGTGAAAGATTATGCTTTCGTACACATGGAGCGGGCAGAGGATGCAGTGGAGGCCATCAGGGGCCTTGACAACACAGAGTTTCAAG GGTCAGTGCATGGCGCTGTTCTGGCTGCCGTCCTGAATCGGGCTGTTTCCAACAGGATGGTGGAGCACGAGGCCTCCTATCGCATAGCTGCATCCAGAACAAG GCAAACGAATGCACGTGCAGTTGTCTACCAGCCGGCTTCGGACTGCCCCTGGGATGGGAGACCAGAGTGGCTGCTATCGGTGTGGGAAAGAGGGGCACTGGTCCAAAGAGTGTCCAGTAGATCGTACGGGTCGTGTGGCGGACTTTACCGAGCAGTATAA
- the LOC101320731 gene encoding RNA-binding protein 4B isoform X4: protein MRHGREALVRMVKLFIGNLPREATEQEIRSLFEQYGKVLECDIIKNYGFVHIEDKTAAEDAIRNLHHYKLHGVNINVEASKNKSKASTKLHVGNISPTCTNQELRAKFEEYGPVIECDIVKDYAFVHMERAEDAVEAIRGLDNTEFQGWWSTRPPIA from the exons CACGGAAGAGAG gctCTTGTCAGGATGGTGAAGCTGTTCATTGGAAACCTGCCCCGGGAGGCCACAGAGCAGGAGATCCGCTCACTCTTCGAGCAGTATGGGAAGGTGCTGGAGTGTGACATCATTAAGAACTACGGCTTTGTGCACATAGAGGACAAGACGGCGGCCGAGGATGCCATACGCAACCTGCACCACTACAAGCTGCACGGGGTGAACATCAACGTGGAAGCCAGCAAGAATAAGAGCAAAGCTTCAACCAAGTTGCATGTAGGCAACATCAGTCCTACTTGTACCAACCAAGAGCTCCGGGCCAAGTTTGAGGAGTATGGTCCAGTCATCGAATGTGACATCGTGAAAGATTATGCTTTCGTACACATGGAGCGGGCAGAGGATGCAGTGGAGGCCATCAGGGGCCTTGACAACACAGAGTTTCAAG GATGGTGGAGCACGAGGCCTCCTATCGCATAG